From the genome of Nakamurella flavida:
GCGCTCGCAGCGTCTTTGAAGCAGTATGCCAACTGGATGCCCGGCGGCAACGAGCCTTCATGCAGGCCAACAAGGGCAGAGACACCCGACCCGAACTCGCAGTTCGACGGGCCGTTCACGCCCTGGGTCTTCGCTACCGGGTCTCCTTCCGACCCATCCCCACCTTCCGACGCACCGCAGATCTGGTCTTCACCCGAGCCAAGGTGGCCGTCTTCGTCGACGGGTGCTTCTGGCACGGTTGCCCCGAACACCACACCGTCTCCGCCACCCACGCCCGATTCTGGGCCGACAAGATCACCAGGAACCGCGAACGCGCTAGGGAGACCAACGCAATCCTTCAGGAGGCGGGTTGGATCGTCATGCGCTTCTGGGAGCACCAGGACCCGACCCTCGCCGCAC
Proteins encoded in this window:
- a CDS encoding very short patch repair endonuclease, producing the protein MQANKGRDTRPELAVRRAVHALGLRYRVSFRPIPTFRRTADLVFTRAKVAVFVDGCFWHGCPEHHTVSATHARFWADKITRNRERARETNAILQEAGWIVMRFWEHQDPTLAARAVAVQMTSLHRDATAAATESYRSTSPPHRPPRPPERDPHG